Proteins from a genomic interval of Quercus robur chromosome 9, dhQueRobu3.1, whole genome shotgun sequence:
- the LOC126700426 gene encoding 2-oxoisovalerate dehydrogenase subunit alpha 2, mitochondrial-like, producing MANWVIRSRTIAHHLNKKMGLFGILNLSSWNSTSNSFHSSSSTMPLGDKHGRPHAIFGDSATHFAVRRFKSTEAERVSDTKFINQDGGDQALDFPGGKVEFTSEMNFISESADKRVPCYRVLDDNGELIVSNNFVQVRKEVAIKMYSDMVTLQMMDNIFYEAQRQGRISFYLTTLGEEAINIGSAAALSADDLVLPQYREPGPLMWRGFTLQEFANQCLGNKEDKGKARQMPIHYVSKKHNYFAVSSPIATQLPQAVGAAYSLKMEGKNACVATYIGDGGTSEGDFHAGMNFAAVLEAPIIFICRNNGWAISTPIEEQFRSDGIVVRGRAYGIRSIRVDGSDALAVLSAIRTAREMAISEQRPILVEALAYRVGHHSTSDDSTKYRSVNEIEYWKTARNPVNRFRKWIERNGWWSDKDETEHRSSVKKQLLQAIQIAEKTEKPSIEGLFSDVYDHLPSNLQEQEEQVRETIRRHPKDYPSDVPV from the exons ATGGCAAACTGGGTGATAAGGTCAAGAACCATTGCCCATCATCTAAACAAAAAGATGGGCTTGTTTGGAATTCTCAATCTTAGTTCTTGGAATAGTACTTCTAATTCCTTTCATTCGAGTTCTTCAACAATGCCACTTGGTGACAAACATGGAAGACCACATGCAATTTTTGGTGATTCAGCTACCCATTTCGCCGTTCGGCGTTTCAAATCCACCGAAGCTGAAAGAGTGTCCGATACAAAATTCATTAACCAGGATGGAGGTGATCag GCCTTGGATTTTCCTGGAGGAAAGGTTGAATTTACTTCAGAAATGAATTTCATTTCCGAGTCTGCCGATAAAAGAGTACCTTGTTATCGAGTTCTCGATGACAATGGAGAGCTGATCGTGTCCAACAACTTTGTACAG GTAAGAAAGGAAGTGGCCATAAAGATGTATAGTGACATGGTCACCCTTCAAATGATGGACAACATATTCTATGAAGCACAAAGGCAAGGAAgaatctctttttatttgacCACATTAGGGGAAGAAGCAATTAACATTGGCTCAGCTGCTGCACTTAGTGCAGATGATCTTGTGTTGCCTCAG TACCGGGAGCCTGGACCTCTCATGTGGCGTGGATTTACACTGCAAGAATTTGCAAACCAGTGCTTAGGAAACAAGGAAGACAAAGGAAAAGCCAGGCAGATGCCTATCCATTATGTCTCTAAGAAACACAACTACTTCGCTGTGTCATCACCTATTGC CACACAACTTCCACAAGCCGTGGGTGCTGCATATTCTCTTAAAATGGAGGGAAAGAATGCATGTGTAGCTACTTATATTGGAGATGGTGGTACTAGTGAG GGAGATTTCCATGCTGGTATGAATTTTGCAGCAGTTCTGGAAGCCcccatcatttttatttgtcgTAACAATGGATGGGCCATTAGTACTCCTATTGAAGAACAATTTCGAA GTGATGGAATTGTTGTAAGGGGTCGGGCTTATGGAATTCGAAGCATCCGGGTGGATGGGAGTGATGCTCTTGCTGTATTAAGTGCAATTCGCACTGCTCGTGAAATGGCTATAAGTGAACAAAGACCAATTTTAGTTGAG GCCCTTGCATATAGAGTAGGACACCATTCCACCTCTGATGATTCCACAAAGTATCGATCCGTGAATGAAATTGAATACTGGAAAACAGCTAGAAACCCTGTAAATAGATTTAGAAAATGGATAGAAAGGAATGGCTGGTGGAGTGACAAAGATGAAACTGAGCACCGAAGCAGCGTTAAAAAGCAG CTACTGCAAGCAATTCAAATTGCAGAGAAGACAGAAAAACCTTCAATTGAAGGCTTATTCTCTGATGTCTATGATCATCTGCCATCAAACCTTCAAGAGCAAGAGGAACAAGTTAGAGAAACCATCAGAAGACATCCGAAAGACTACCCATCTGATGTTCctgtttag